A genomic segment from Spinacia oleracea cultivar Varoflay chromosome 3, BTI_SOV_V1, whole genome shotgun sequence encodes:
- the LOC110782277 gene encoding uncharacterized protein, with protein sequence MACNWSPENATKAYIRTLKMETKETEPNAAEFISALAAGNNAQVMVAACAQKMVTPNLLALVSAAHQTGGHVTCIVPGREELQSSKRALKSDSKYVNFVIGDAGQLLLNEYKDADFFLVDCNLKNYEGIMRGMHAMRREKNGVILGCNAFCKGSTWQWSGLRTHLLPIGDGLLVTRFGGENGRDVRAGSKGVIKKSNWIVKVDKCTGEEHVFRVRSPRKLEIAAGL encoded by the exons atgGCTTGTAATTGGTCACCTGAAAATGCTACCAAGGCATACATTAGAACTCTTAAAATG GAAACAAAAGAAACCGAACCGAACGCGGCCGAGTTCATTTCCGCTCTAGCGGCCGGTAACAACGCACAAGTGATGGTCGCGGCGTGTGCCCAAAAAATGGTAACACCAAATTTATTAGCCCTAGTGTCCGCGGCCCACCAAACCGGAGGTCACGTGACATGCATTGTCCCGGGACGTGAAGAGTTACAGTCCTCGAAACGTGCACTTAAGTCTGATTCAAAATACGTCAACTTTGTAATTGGTGACGCGGGTCAATTGTTACTTAATGAGTACAAAGACGCGGACTTTTTCCTAGTGGATTGTAACCTTAAGAACTACGAGGGTATTATGAGAGGGATGCACgcgatgaggagagagaaaaacggTGTTATATTAGGGTGTAACGCGTTTTGTAAGGGATCTACGTGGCAATGGAGCGGTCTAAGGACACATTTGTTACCTATTGGTGATGGTTTATTGGTGACCCGATTTGGTGGTGAAAATGGTAGGGATGTTCGGGCCGGGTCAAAAGGCGTGATTAAGAAGAGTAATTGGATTGTTAAGGTTGATAAATGTACTGGTGAAGAACATGTTTTTAGAGTTAGATCACCAAGGAAATTAGAGATTGCTGCTGGATTATAG